One Oscillospiraceae bacterium genomic region harbors:
- a CDS encoding HAMP domain-containing histidine kinase, whose translation MKNAKKRAPSISIRWQLMFFIGAMTLLTVGLIWGIITYALAPKYNATIRQNLTNKASAITAIFDQTDSEISSRDFGVLQLDDDFWTALGQTFSDKKINMDGYCVDFSDSTLRCLKAYESMFPCLLHESSGSFSGEFGYNLNTRQLITFRQELFEEGSLYKIVQIGSTRQMLVGQLSADGKYGIIVSTGMAQIATAAEVLRSILWPVALILLVLDLLFAMLFSRWFTRPVQQLSSGAKEIAAGNYDIQLPVVHHDEIGQLAEDFNHMAAEVKRSAQLEKDILANVSHDLRTPLTLIKGYAETVRDLTGTDAEKRTEQCNIIVDETDRLSALVNSVMELSKVQSGAEKPNLIDFDMGELCFEVAGRYDALCDQNHWHLELQADEAAPVRADPAMMERVLHNLLGNAFHHIGADGQVMLRVLPQPDGCRVEIEDHGPGIPPEDLPYIFDRYYRARQDSGKVGTGLGLSITKAILQQHGFAFGVNSAIGQGSTFWFVMRDVRTGPQA comes from the coding sequence TTGAAAAACGCTAAAAAGCGCGCCCCGTCCATCAGCATCCGCTGGCAGCTGATGTTCTTCATCGGGGCCATGACCCTGCTGACCGTGGGGCTGATCTGGGGCATCATCACCTACGCGCTGGCCCCGAAATATAACGCCACCATCCGCCAAAACCTGACCAACAAAGCCAGCGCCATCACGGCCATTTTTGACCAGACCGACTCCGAAATTTCCAGCCGGGATTTCGGTGTTTTGCAGCTGGACGATGATTTTTGGACTGCTTTAGGCCAGACCTTTTCCGACAAAAAGATCAATATGGACGGCTACTGCGTCGACTTCAGCGATTCGACACTGCGCTGCCTGAAAGCCTACGAGAGCATGTTCCCCTGCCTGCTGCACGAGAGCAGCGGCTCGTTCAGCGGGGAGTTCGGGTACAACCTCAACACCCGCCAGCTCATCACCTTTAGGCAGGAATTGTTCGAGGAAGGCTCACTGTACAAGATCGTGCAGATCGGCTCCACCCGGCAGATGCTGGTGGGCCAGCTTTCGGCGGACGGCAAGTACGGCATCATCGTGTCCACCGGCATGGCACAGATCGCCACAGCCGCCGAGGTGCTGCGCAGCATCCTGTGGCCGGTGGCGCTGATCTTGCTGGTGCTGGATCTGCTGTTTGCCATGCTGTTCAGCCGGTGGTTCACCCGGCCGGTGCAGCAGCTTTCCAGCGGTGCAAAAGAGATTGCTGCCGGCAACTATGATATCCAGCTGCCCGTTGTACACCATGACGAGATTGGCCAGCTGGCCGAGGATTTCAACCACATGGCCGCTGAGGTCAAGCGCAGCGCCCAGCTGGAAAAAGACATTCTGGCCAATGTCAGCCACGACCTGCGCACCCCGCTGACCCTGATAAAGGGCTACGCCGAGACTGTGCGCGACCTGACCGGCACTGACGCCGAAAAGCGCACCGAGCAGTGCAACATCATTGTGGACGAGACCGACCGTCTGTCGGCACTGGTCAACAGCGTGATGGAGCTGAGCAAGGTGCAGAGCGGTGCCGAAAAGCCCAACCTCATTGATTTTGACATGGGCGAACTTTGCTTTGAAGTTGCGGGCCGCTACGACGCCCTGTGCGACCAGAACCACTGGCATCTGGAGTTGCAGGCCGACGAGGCCGCCCCGGTGCGGGCCGACCCCGCCATGATGGAGCGGGTGCTGCATAACCTCTTGGGCAACGCCTTCCACCACATCGGTGCGGACGGCCAGGTGATGCTGCGGGTGCTGCCCCAGCCGGACGGCTGCCGCGTGGAGATCGAGGATCACGGCCCCGGCATCCCGCCGGAGGATCTGCCCTATATCTTTGACCGCTACTACCGCGCACGGCAGGATTCCGGCAAAGTGGGCACCGGGCTTGGGCTTTCCATTACCAAAGCAATTTTACAGCAGCACGGCTTTGCCTTTGGCGTAAACAGCGCCATAGGGCAGGGCTCCACCTTCTGGTTCGTGATGCGGGACGTCCGCACCGGGCCGCAAGCCTGA
- a CDS encoding response regulator transcription factor, whose protein sequence is MAKILIVDDEPRIRDLIREHLQYAGFVCEEAGDGGAALAVLAQGGIDLVILDIMMPFMDGMTCLREMRTRKIMTPVIMLTARSEEYDKLAGLEGGADDYVVKPFSPRELVARVKAVLARTMPKPAENSGVFTFGDLVIDTASHSVKVAGQEAPLTPKEFDLLVFLVNNKGIALSREKILQQVWNYDYYGEDRTVDTHIKMLRGHLGPCRKFIVTVWGIGYKFDPEVLS, encoded by the coding sequence ATGGCAAAAATATTGATCGTTGACGATGAACCGCGTATCCGGGACCTGATCCGGGAGCATCTGCAGTACGCCGGTTTTGTGTGTGAGGAAGCCGGGGACGGCGGCGCGGCGCTGGCCGTGCTGGCCCAGGGGGGCATCGATCTGGTGATCCTGGACATCATGATGCCCTTTATGGACGGCATGACCTGCCTGCGCGAGATGCGCACCCGCAAGATCATGACCCCCGTCATCATGCTGACTGCCCGCAGCGAGGAATACGATAAACTGGCCGGCCTCGAGGGCGGCGCCGACGACTACGTCGTCAAGCCCTTCTCCCCGCGGGAGCTGGTGGCCCGCGTCAAGGCCGTGCTGGCCCGTACCATGCCCAAACCTGCCGAGAACTCCGGCGTGTTCACCTTTGGCGACCTGGTCATTGATACCGCCAGCCACAGCGTCAAGGTAGCCGGGCAGGAAGCCCCGCTGACCCCCAAAGAGTTCGACCTGCTGGTCTTTTTGGTCAACAACAAGGGCATCGCCCTGAGCCGCGAGAAAATTTTGCAGCAGGTGTGGAACTACGATTATTACGGCGAGGACCGCACCGTGGACACCCACATCAAAATGCTGCGCGGCCATCTGGGCCCCTGCCGCAAATTCATCGTTACCGTGTGGGGCATCGGGTATAAATTCGACCCCGAAGTCTTATCGTAA
- a CDS encoding glycerophosphodiester phosphodiesterase family protein, whose amino-acid sequence MILLVILVILAALVLFAVWPGAKREDLRAPFYGRNYAHRGYFGKDQRPPENSLPAFAAAARHGYGIELDVQFTSDHKLVVFHDDTLDRMTPGKGFVHDVAWAEFSAMPLAGSDDHPPLFADMLRTVAEANPATPLIVEIKSRHEYTKPYLEDLCRATLAALKAYPGPYCIESFDPRVVGIIRHQAPGVLRGQLSDSYRSYRHDGTHPVPAYVLSHCFGNFLGRPDFIAWCPDKRNWAVRLADALGAMPVMWTALPEHNTKQLEAENDAVIFQWYEPVEKYK is encoded by the coding sequence ATGATTTTGCTAGTAATACTTGTGATTTTGGCTGCGCTGGTGCTATTTGCCGTCTGGCCCGGCGCTAAGCGCGAGGACCTGCGGGCCCCGTTCTATGGCCGCAACTATGCCCACCGCGGCTACTTCGGCAAGGACCAGCGCCCGCCGGAAAACAGCCTGCCCGCTTTTGCCGCCGCGGCCCGCCACGGCTACGGCATTGAACTGGACGTACAGTTTACGTCTGACCATAAGCTGGTGGTTTTCCACGATGATACGCTGGACCGCATGACCCCCGGCAAGGGCTTTGTCCACGATGTCGCATGGGCGGAGTTCTCCGCCATGCCGCTGGCGGGCAGCGATGACCACCCGCCGCTGTTTGCCGACATGCTGCGCACTGTGGCCGAGGCCAATCCCGCCACGCCGCTGATCGTCGAGATTAAGAGCCGCCACGAGTACACCAAGCCCTACCTGGAGGACCTTTGCCGTGCCACCCTGGCCGCACTGAAAGCCTACCCCGGCCCCTACTGCATCGAGAGCTTCGACCCCCGCGTGGTGGGCATCATCCGCCACCAGGCGCCCGGCGTGCTACGCGGTCAGCTGTCCGACAGTTACCGCAGCTACCGCCATGACGGCACCCATCCCGTCCCGGCGTATGTGTTGTCCCACTGCTTTGGCAACTTTTTGGGCCGGCCGGATTTTATTGCCTGGTGCCCCGATAAGCGCAACTGGGCTGTCCGCCTGGCCGACGCCCTGGGCGCGATGCCGGTGATGTGGACCGCCCTGCCGGAACATAACACCAAGCAGCTGGAAGCCGAGAACGATGCTGTGATCTTCCAGTGGTACGAGCCGGTGGAAAAATACAAATAA
- a CDS encoding DUF4830 domain-containing protein encodes MFLFTVTKPGLRQAGALALCAVCLCGTVAAAVHFSGDAVAAAAPVTATVETTQDIGTYFTGYGFETDLSSAAVDKVKIPKKWDDSFTAFNQVVQESGLDLGSYKGKTVEKWTLLCPQLSTGDEDTYCVLLVYKTKPVGAYLLEKPSGEVSGLVTAAKTAAEADGVEIEYPED; translated from the coding sequence ATGTTTTTATTTACGGTAACAAAACCCGGCTTGCGGCAGGCGGGGGCGCTTGCCCTGTGCGCGGTATGCCTGTGCGGCACGGTGGCGGCAGCGGTGCATTTCTCCGGCGACGCGGTGGCTGCGGCTGCACCGGTGACGGCCACGGTGGAGACCACCCAGGACATCGGCACCTACTTTACGGGCTACGGGTTCGAGACGGACCTGTCCAGCGCGGCGGTGGATAAGGTGAAGATCCCCAAAAAGTGGGACGACAGCTTTACCGCTTTCAACCAGGTGGTGCAGGAAAGCGGCCTGGACCTGGGCAGCTACAAAGGCAAAACGGTGGAAAAGTGGACGCTGCTTTGCCCGCAGCTTTCCACCGGCGACGAGGATACCTACTGCGTTTTGCTGGTGTACAAAACCAAACCGGTAGGGGCGTACCTGCTGGAGAAGCCCTCCGGCGAGGTAAGCGGGCTGGTTACGGCGGCGAAGACCGCCGCGGAAGCCGACGGCGTGGAGATCGAATACCCTGAGGATTAA
- a CDS encoding phosphatase PAP2 family protein has protein sequence MNEQQYRTVIGWFNARPAAKKALRAVSTGAVVAVYLLYLGLLAWLAWHAMWVPLGVTAVVPAAAFVVGTALRAAINRPRPYTKYGFVPLFPKDKTGQSMPSRHCFSAAAIAATVWYVLPPLGAVLAVLAVIIAVSRVVTGVHFVSDVLAGLAFGLVFAVAGRVAYIAAASALGFYAIMVI, from the coding sequence ATGAACGAACAGCAATATCGCACGGTGATCGGCTGGTTCAACGCCCGCCCGGCGGCAAAAAAGGCGCTGCGAGCTGTCAGCACGGGGGCTGTGGTGGCGGTGTATCTGCTGTATCTGGGCCTGCTGGCCTGGTTGGCCTGGCATGCCATGTGGGTGCCGCTGGGGGTTACTGCCGTGGTGCCTGCGGCGGCGTTTGTGGTGGGTACGGCTCTGCGTGCGGCCATTAACCGTCCGCGCCCTTATACGAAATATGGCTTTGTACCATTGTTTCCAAAAGATAAGACCGGCCAGAGCATGCCCAGCCGCCACTGCTTCTCAGCCGCGGCCATTGCAGCGACGGTGTGGTACGTGCTGCCGCCGTTGGGGGCAGTGTTGGCGGTTCTGGCCGTCATCATAGCGGTCTCCCGCGTTGTCACGGGCGTACACTTTGTCAGCGACGTGCTGGCCGGGCTGGCCTTTGGGCTGGTGTTTGCCGTGGCCGGGCGTGTGGCCTATATCGCGGCGGCTTCGGCGCTGGGATTTTACGCCATCATGGTAATTTAA
- a CDS encoding flavodoxin family protein: MNVLLINGSPHKEGCTYHALCEVANTLNAAGIETTIYHIGPAPVGGCVGCGGCAKAGHCVFGGPVVDVLPLVEKADGIVFGAPVHYATAAGSMLGFMHRLAYSAGRYLRHKPAAIVTSARRAGTTTAIEAMEKIPQFYEMPLVSSTYWPMVHGTSGDQVALDEEGCQIMRNLGTNMAWLLKCIEAGKAAGVEVPTAEGGKRTNFIR; this comes from the coding sequence ATGAACGTACTGCTGATCAACGGCAGCCCCCACAAGGAGGGCTGCACCTACCATGCCCTGTGTGAGGTTGCCAATACGCTGAACGCCGCGGGCATTGAGACGACGATCTACCACATCGGCCCCGCGCCGGTGGGCGGCTGTGTAGGCTGCGGCGGCTGCGCCAAGGCCGGGCACTGTGTGTTCGGCGGGCCGGTGGTGGATGTGCTGCCACTGGTGGAAAAGGCCGACGGCATCGTGTTTGGTGCGCCGGTACACTATGCCACGGCGGCGGGCAGCATGCTGGGCTTTATGCACCGGCTGGCCTACAGCGCCGGGCGGTATCTGCGGCACAAACCGGCGGCCATCGTGACCAGCGCACGCCGCGCCGGCACCACCACCGCCATTGAGGCTATGGAAAAGATCCCGCAGTTCTACGAGATGCCGCTGGTCAGCTCCACCTACTGGCCGATGGTCCACGGCACCAGCGGCGATCAGGTGGCCCTGGACGAGGAGGGCTGCCAGATCATGCGCAACCTGGGCACCAATATGGCCTGGCTGCTGAAGTGCATCGAGGCCGGCAAGGCCGCCGGTGTGGAAGTCCCCACCGCCGAGGGCGGCAAGCGGACGAATTTTATCCGTTGA
- the rlmD gene encoding 23S rRNA (uracil(1939)-C(5))-methyltransferase RlmD has translation MAKTCVNFSKKCGGCPLLALPYPRQTAEKQQRLQKLLGGFAPVAPLRTMAEPWHYRNKAIASFATQQGKLVCGLYAEGTHKVLPSADCLLQNEVLNRTLAAVQDAARACRYTAFDEDKRTGLLRHVVLRCSRKGQVLVTLVTPGPELPGSRNFCAALRKKAPWVVSIVQNINPTLSSAVLGNREKTLYGPGFVLDTLCGLQFAISSRSFYQVNPRQTEVLYRAALDAAKLTGKETVVDAYCGIGTIGLCAAPHAGQVIGVERNPAAVKDAAANARHNKLSNAKFVCADATEWMAAAADEGLHPDVVFLDPPRAGSTPECITAVAKMAPRRVVYVSCDPETLARDVALFARHGYKAKGFTPVDLFPQTRHVETVCLLSKLQSKEHIEIEVKMDELDLTSAESKATYDEIKAYVLEKHGLKVSSLYISQVKRKCGLDVGQNYNLSKKEDAKVPQCPPEKEAAIMDALKHFQMI, from the coding sequence ATGGCCAAGACCTGTGTTAATTTTAGTAAAAAGTGCGGCGGCTGCCCGCTGCTGGCACTGCCCTATCCGCGCCAGACCGCCGAAAAGCAGCAGCGCCTGCAAAAGCTGCTGGGCGGTTTTGCTCCGGTGGCCCCGCTGCGCACCATGGCCGAGCCGTGGCATTACCGCAATAAAGCCATCGCCAGCTTTGCCACCCAGCAGGGCAAACTGGTCTGCGGTTTGTACGCCGAGGGCACCCATAAGGTGCTGCCCTCGGCCGACTGCCTGCTGCAAAACGAGGTGCTGAACCGCACGCTGGCCGCCGTGCAGGACGCCGCCCGCGCCTGCCGCTACACGGCTTTTGACGAGGACAAGCGCACCGGCCTGCTGCGCCACGTGGTGCTGCGCTGCTCCCGCAAGGGGCAGGTGCTGGTCACACTGGTCACGCCGGGGCCGGAGCTGCCCGGCAGCCGTAATTTCTGCGCGGCTCTGCGCAAAAAAGCACCGTGGGTCGTCAGTATTGTGCAAAATATCAACCCCACTTTAAGCAGCGCTGTGCTGGGCAACCGGGAAAAAACGCTCTACGGCCCCGGTTTTGTGTTGGACACGCTGTGCGGGCTGCAGTTTGCCATTTCCTCCCGCAGTTTTTACCAGGTCAACCCCCGGCAGACCGAGGTGCTGTACCGCGCCGCGCTGGACGCCGCCAAGCTGACCGGCAAGGAGACCGTGGTGGATGCCTATTGTGGCATCGGCACCATCGGCCTGTGCGCCGCGCCCCACGCAGGGCAGGTCATCGGTGTGGAGCGCAACCCCGCCGCCGTGAAAGATGCCGCCGCCAACGCCCGGCATAATAAACTGTCCAACGCCAAATTTGTATGCGCCGACGCTACCGAGTGGATGGCCGCCGCCGCAGACGAGGGCCTGCATCCGGACGTGGTCTTCCTGGACCCGCCCCGCGCCGGCAGCACGCCCGAGTGCATCACCGCCGTGGCCAAAATGGCCCCCCGCCGGGTAGTCTACGTCAGCTGCGACCCCGAAACCTTGGCGCGGGATGTAGCGCTTTTTGCCCGCCATGGGTATAAGGCAAAGGGCTTCACCCCGGTGGATCTCTTCCCCCAGACTCGGCACGTGGAGACGGTATGTTTATTGTCCAAACTTCAAAGCAAGGAACATATCGAGATCGAAGTGAAGATGGACGAGTTGGATTTGACTTCGGCGGAGAGTAAGGCAACCTATGATGAGATCAAAGCCTATGTGCTGGAAAAGCACGGCCTGAAGGTGTCCAGCCTGTATATCTCCCAGGTTAAGCGGAAGTGCGGGCTAGATGTGGGGCAGAATTATAATCTGTCAAAGAAAGAAGACGCGAAAGTACCACAGTGCCCGCCGGAAAAGGAAGCTGCAATTATGGATGCACTAAAGCATTTTCAAATGATTTGA
- a CDS encoding helix-turn-helix transcriptional regulator — protein MAISYNRLWKQLIDHGLSKTDMMHRAKISTNVLARLSKGEPVSMDSMEKICTMLGCNIGDVMEFIPDTENGGIDA, from the coding sequence ATGGCAATCAGTTACAATCGGCTGTGGAAACAGTTGATCGATCATGGTTTGAGCAAAACCGACATGATGCACCGTGCAAAAATCAGCACCAATGTTTTAGCACGATTAAGTAAAGGTGAGCCTGTCTCCATGGACAGCATGGAAAAAATCTGCACCATGCTGGGATGCAATATCGGAGACGTGATGGAATTTATCCCTGATACAGAAAACGGAGGAATAGATGCATGA
- a CDS encoding type I restriction-modification system subunit M, translated as MITGVIKNKVDKIWTDIWAGGITNPLTVIEQLTYLMFIRSLDEKELETEEFEHMTGEKMEKIFPQSAVGQSMRWSKFKNNDPRDIFNVISQRVFPAIKNMKHGRLPDFTEQGELVEIADDSSSDVQNETAFARYMSDAMFLIPTPQVLQKIITGLDDLYEHDIADLDMQGDLYEYMLGKLATAGQNGQFRTPKHIREMMVELLQPTPNDTICDPACGTAGFLVSAAEYIRNHYEDTMTSEQWEHFAGDAFTGFDTDRTMLRISAMNLMLHSISHPEIDYKDSVSKQNQISDKFTMCLANPPFKGTVDAESINDNLKAVTNTKKTELLFLALFLRMLRKGGQCACIVPDGVLFGSSKAHKAIRKELVENHQLRAVISMPSGVFKPYAGVSTAVLVFTKTCAGGTENVWFYDMKADGFSLDDKRSEVTENDIPDIIERFHHLDQEAERQRTEQSFFVPRQEIADNDYDLSINKYKKVEYVPVEYPSTTELMADLHELEMEINAGLEELEGML; from the coding sequence ATGATTACAGGTGTGATTAAAAATAAAGTAGATAAAATCTGGACGGACATCTGGGCGGGCGGCATTACCAATCCTCTAACCGTCATCGAACAGCTGACCTATCTTATGTTTATCCGCTCTCTGGACGAAAAAGAGCTGGAAACGGAAGAATTTGAGCATATGACTGGCGAGAAGATGGAGAAGATTTTCCCCCAGTCTGCCGTTGGACAGTCCATGCGCTGGAGTAAATTCAAGAACAACGATCCCCGCGATATTTTCAATGTAATTTCCCAGCGGGTCTTCCCTGCCATCAAAAACATGAAACATGGCCGCCTGCCGGACTTCACCGAGCAGGGGGAACTGGTGGAAATCGCCGACGATTCCAGCAGTGATGTGCAGAATGAGACGGCCTTTGCCCGGTACATGAGCGATGCGATGTTCCTGATTCCTACGCCGCAGGTGTTGCAAAAAATCATCACAGGGTTGGATGACCTGTATGAGCATGACATTGCCGATTTGGATATGCAGGGCGACTTGTACGAGTACATGCTGGGCAAACTGGCTACCGCTGGGCAGAACGGCCAGTTTCGCACTCCCAAGCACATCCGGGAAATGATGGTGGAATTGTTGCAACCCACCCCGAACGACACCATCTGCGACCCGGCCTGCGGCACGGCAGGCTTTCTGGTCTCCGCCGCGGAGTACATTCGCAACCACTACGAGGATACCATGACTTCCGAGCAGTGGGAGCACTTTGCTGGGGATGCCTTCACCGGCTTTGACACAGACCGCACCATGCTGCGCATTTCTGCGATGAACCTGATGCTGCACTCCATCAGCCACCCGGAGATCGACTACAAGGACAGTGTTTCCAAGCAGAACCAGATCAGCGATAAGTTTACCATGTGTCTGGCAAATCCACCTTTCAAGGGCACCGTGGACGCGGAAAGCATCAACGACAACCTGAAAGCCGTGACCAACACCAAAAAGACCGAGCTGTTGTTTCTGGCCCTGTTCCTACGGATGCTGAGAAAGGGTGGTCAGTGCGCCTGCATCGTACCGGATGGCGTGCTGTTCGGCTCCTCCAAGGCCCACAAGGCCATCCGTAAGGAACTGGTGGAGAACCACCAGCTGCGCGCAGTGATCTCTATGCCCTCCGGCGTGTTCAAGCCTTATGCGGGCGTGTCCACGGCGGTGCTGGTGTTCACCAAGACCTGCGCGGGCGGCACGGAAAACGTGTGGTTTTATGACATGAAGGCCGACGGCTTTTCCCTGGACGACAAGCGTAGTGAGGTGACGGAGAACGACATCCCGGACATTATCGAGCGGTTCCACCATCTGGACCAGGAAGCCGAACGCCAACGCACCGAACAGAGCTTTTTTGTGCCCAGGCAGGAAATTGCCGACAACGACTATGACCTGTCCATCAACAAGTACAAAAAGGTGGAGTATGTTCCGGTGGAGTACCCCTCAACCACGGAGTTGATGGCAGACTTGCATGAGCTGGAAATGGAGATCAACGCAGGGCTGGAGGAATTGGAGGGGATGTTGTGA
- a CDS encoding restriction endonuclease subunit S: MARLGDAFSVIRNGASIRQADGAGGLPITRIETISNREIDRSKFGYAGIEDADKYREYILQDGDILMSHINSEKHLGKVALYKKQGNEKIIHGMNLLMLRANKSIVYPPFATYFFATNIFLGQIQKITKKSVNQASFTVSALKEIEMDLPTLDEQRRIALVLDKVSDLIAKRRQQLGKLDEMVKARFVEMFGDPVENPMGWEKLALGKRCDIVTGNTPSRAEPENYGNFIEWIKSDNINTPAVLLTEAQEYLSETGFHKCRFVEAGSLLMTCIAGSINCIGNVAVADRRVAFNQQINAIVPKQDDVLYLYWLMLLSKPAIHSTINMSLKGILSKGQLSEMTFPFPPLELQNQFAVFVKKTEKTKANISRSLEKLETLKKALMQEYFG; this comes from the coding sequence ATGGCGAGATTGGGGGATGCTTTTTCGGTTATAAGAAATGGAGCATCAATTAGACAAGCAGATGGAGCAGGCGGGCTTCCGATTACGAGAATTGAAACAATTTCAAATAGAGAAATTGATCGAAGCAAGTTTGGCTACGCTGGGATTGAAGATGCAGATAAATATCGTGAGTACATTCTTCAGGATGGGGATATTTTGATGTCCCATATCAATAGCGAAAAACATTTGGGGAAAGTTGCACTCTATAAAAAACAGGGAAATGAAAAAATCATTCACGGGATGAATTTGCTAATGTTGCGCGCGAATAAGTCCATTGTTTATCCGCCGTTCGCAACTTACTTTTTTGCAACAAATATATTTTTAGGCCAGATTCAAAAAATTACAAAAAAATCTGTTAACCAAGCAAGTTTTACTGTTTCTGCATTAAAAGAAATTGAGATGGATCTACCAACCCTTGACGAACAGCGTAGAATTGCGTTGGTGCTGGACAAAGTCAGCGACCTGATTGCCAAACGCCGCCAGCAGTTGGGCAAGCTGGATGAGATGGTCAAGGCAAGGTTTGTGGAGATGTTTGGAGACCCAGTGGAGAATCCTATGGGGTGGGAGAAACTTGCACTGGGAAAACGATGTGATATAGTTACCGGAAACACACCCTCTCGTGCTGAGCCGGAGAATTATGGGAATTTTATTGAATGGATTAAATCAGATAACATCAATACCCCTGCTGTATTGCTTACAGAGGCACAGGAATACTTATCGGAGACAGGTTTTCATAAGTGCAGATTTGTAGAGGCAGGCAGCTTGCTCATGACTTGTATTGCTGGAAGTATTAACTGTATAGGCAATGTAGCAGTAGCGGATCGCCGGGTGGCATTTAATCAGCAAATCAATGCTATTGTCCCAAAGCAAGATGATGTGCTGTATTTATATTGGCTTATGCTACTATCAAAGCCTGCAATACATAGCACCATAAATATGTCACTTAAAGGGATACTAAGCAAGGGACAACTATCAGAAATGACCTTTCCTTTCCCACCCCTAGAACTACAAAATCAATTTGCTGTGTTTGTAAAGAAAACCGAAAAGACAAAAGCCAACATCAGCCGCAGCCTTGAAAAGCTTGAAACGCTAAAAAAGGCACTAATGCAGGAATACTTTGGGTGA
- a CDS encoding DUF4238 domain-containing protein gives MEYTEVLDKQITRKQHYVPKAYLKNFSVSNQKSEQVYVVFANDENAKMVSIDNICCRSYLYDQIAIDPDSKTHVFAAPNEIENSFIELEGEYATIISKIKNALRDSDEFELARVEIDKLRQFMSSLLFRNPVFVHLSNYIIDTQYKNDPQHIKHVKDMFPDVPQNVYLAMLANEFLKINIAPDVGLFPRALAETMKESQLCIFKAKGSVFVTSDMPVVNIYGEKDGIEYDLLGMPITPELFLAFVDTVQRVPRIIIIDDNSVKRMNSKQINKELLISNRIDLLSYIDFSIDAEKEDDEQVYQLLHTDKETALKQYEDMMSSKEIKYWR, from the coding sequence ATGGAATATACAGAGGTTTTAGACAAGCAAATCACGAGAAAACAACATTATGTCCCCAAGGCTTACTTAAAAAACTTTTCTGTGAGTAATCAAAAATCAGAACAAGTTTATGTTGTTTTTGCTAATGATGAAAATGCAAAAATGGTTTCAATCGACAATATTTGCTGTCGTTCTTACCTATATGATCAAATTGCAATTGATCCAGATAGCAAAACTCATGTTTTTGCAGCACCAAATGAGATCGAGAACAGTTTTATCGAACTGGAAGGCGAATACGCAACAATTATCTCAAAGATAAAAAATGCTTTACGAGATTCAGATGAATTTGAGTTGGCGCGGGTGGAAATTGATAAACTAAGGCAATTTATGTCATCACTACTGTTTAGAAACCCTGTTTTTGTACATCTGTCAAATTATATTATTGATACACAATACAAAAACGATCCGCAGCATATTAAACATGTAAAGGACATGTTTCCTGATGTACCGCAAAATGTTTACCTGGCCATGCTGGCAAACGAGTTTTTGAAGATAAACATTGCTCCGGATGTTGGCTTGTTTCCTCGGGCTTTGGCTGAGACAATGAAGGAATCGCAACTGTGTATTTTTAAAGCCAAAGGTTCCGTATTTGTTACAAGCGATATGCCGGTAGTCAATATTTACGGTGAAAAAGATGGTATAGAATATGACTTGCTTGGTATGCCAATTACGCCAGAATTATTTTTGGCGTTTGTCGATACTGTTCAGCGCGTTCCCAGAATAATCATAATTGATGACAACAGTGTAAAGCGCATGAACAGCAAGCAGATAAATAAAGAGCTGTTAATTTCTAACCGTATAGACTTATTATCGTATATTGATTTTTCAATAGATGCCGAAAAAGAAGATGATGAACAGGTTTACCAACTACTTCATACAGATAAGGAAACCGCGTTGAAACAATATGAGGACATGATGAGTTCAAAAGAAATAAAATACTGGAGATGA